The Nonlabens spongiae genome contains a region encoding:
- a CDS encoding response regulator transcription factor: protein MSEVKAKILLVDDEPDILEIVSYNLKNEGYQVFTAENGEKALKKAKKHHPDLVILDVMMPVMDGIEACERMRKMPELDGTIVTFLTARGEDYSMIAGFDAGADDYITKPIKPRVLVSKVKSLLRRNTGSNQSDSNVVKVGDLVIDKDQYKIIYKKDEILLPRKEFELLSLLTSKPGKVFKREEILEIVWGNEVVVGGRTIDVHIRKLREKLGDKKFKTVKGVGYKYVK from the coding sequence ATGAGCGAAGTCAAAGCGAAAATCCTACTGGTAGATGATGAACCAGATATCTTAGAGATTGTCAGTTACAACCTCAAAAATGAAGGTTATCAAGTTTTCACCGCTGAAAACGGTGAGAAAGCCCTGAAAAAGGCAAAGAAACACCACCCTGATCTGGTAATACTAGATGTTATGATGCCAGTTATGGATGGAATTGAGGCGTGTGAGCGTATGAGAAAAATGCCTGAGCTGGACGGCACTATCGTTACCTTCCTTACTGCTCGAGGTGAGGATTATAGCATGATCGCTGGATTTGACGCAGGGGCAGACGATTATATTACTAAGCCTATCAAGCCTAGGGTTCTCGTTTCAAAGGTAAAATCTCTACTGCGTAGAAATACAGGTAGTAATCAAAGCGATTCAAATGTTGTTAAAGTAGGTGACCTTGTTATTGATAAGGACCAGTATAAAATCATTTATAAAAAGGACGAGATCCTACTTCCCAGAAAGGAGTTTGAGCTATTATCACTTTTAACTTCAAAGCCAGGAAAGGTCTTCAAACGTGAAGAAATCCTTGAGATCGTATGGGGTAATGAAGTCGTAGTAGGGGGGCGGACCATAGACGTGCATATTAGAAAATTGCGTGAAAAACTAGGAGATAAGAAATTCAAAACGGTGAAAGGAGTAGGCTATAAGTATGTCAAATAG
- a CDS encoding sensor histidine kinase — protein sequence MSNSPVGNRRSYRFAFRSSFYITIVATAIISSYSYLVFDEMPAVGILAAVSAIFLSSFLIIQFRVQRFIYRRIKKIYEDVSLLEESTFDDKKIATDMKSLTRQVEQFARKKKIEIETLQVREAYRKEFLGNISHELKTPLFTVQGYIDTLIDGAHKDKVIRKKYLDRAQKGVERLTYIVNDMDMITKLEVGDLSLDKERFDIVALISQVFEQFEMKSARKKISLVFDLDYKEPIYVYADKERIQQVIANLVVNSIKYGKENGTTEIAVEDLINNKVIIRVTDNGEGIKSEFIPRLFERFFRVDRTGSRKEGGSGLGLAIVKHIVEAHDERIYVDSELGIGSEFSFTLEKASSRVEDIDVEVEKD from the coding sequence ATGTCAAATAGTCCTGTAGGTAATCGCCGTAGCTATCGTTTTGCTTTTAGATCTTCCTTCTACATTACTATCGTTGCTACCGCAATCATATCATCATATTCTTATTTAGTTTTTGATGAAATGCCTGCTGTTGGAATTTTGGCAGCTGTGTCAGCCATATTTCTTAGTTCGTTTCTCATCATTCAATTTAGAGTACAACGTTTCATATATAGGCGGATCAAAAAAATATATGAAGATGTCAGTTTGCTAGAAGAATCCACCTTTGACGATAAAAAAATCGCCACTGACATGAAATCTCTTACGAGGCAGGTGGAGCAATTTGCTCGAAAAAAGAAAATTGAGATTGAAACACTTCAAGTAAGGGAAGCATATAGAAAAGAGTTTTTAGGTAATATCTCGCATGAGTTGAAAACCCCTTTATTTACAGTCCAGGGTTATATAGATACCTTGATCGATGGGGCGCACAAGGACAAGGTAATCCGTAAAAAATATCTGGATCGAGCTCAAAAAGGAGTAGAACGTCTTACCTATATTGTTAATGACATGGATATGATCACTAAGCTAGAGGTGGGAGATCTAAGTTTAGATAAGGAGCGTTTTGACATAGTGGCCCTCATATCTCAAGTTTTTGAACAATTTGAGATGAAATCTGCCAGAAAGAAAATCTCACTCGTATTTGATCTAGACTATAAAGAGCCGATATATGTCTATGCAGATAAAGAGCGTATCCAGCAAGTTATTGCAAACCTCGTCGTGAATTCCATTAAATACGGTAAGGAAAATGGTACCACAGAAATTGCTGTTGAAGACTTGATCAACAATAAGGTTATCATAAGGGTTACGGATAATGGTGAGGGGATTAAATCAGAATTTATTCCTCGACTGTTTGAAAGATTCTTTAGAGTAGATCGTACGGGTTCACGCAAAGAAGGTGGTTCAGGTCTGGGCCTAGCAATAGTAAAACATATTGTCGAGGCTCATGATGAACGTATTTATGTAGATAGTGAATTGGGTATAGGTTCTGAATTTTCATTTACCCTTGAAAAGGCTTCTTCCAGAGTAGAAGATATCGACGTTGAGGTTGAAAAAGACTGA
- a CDS encoding glycosyltransferase, whose translation MNKNILVAPLNWGLGHATRCVPIIRAIIDSANNPIIASDGNALLYLKKEFPNLTFVELPSYNISYPLNGNHFKLKLLKDSPKIWSALRSEHTRLKTIIQEYAIDLVISDNRLGLFSDIVPTVFITHQLNVLSGSTTWLSTQLHAHFIKKFNYCWIPDYEENTLAGRLSNSENLKIDKVYIGPLSRLSYTQSTKFKYDLLILLSGPEPQRTVLENKLRKQLVGYTGKVLFVSGKMQGKQKVKKVGKITYYNYLTASGIQKALDRSKIVLCRSGYSTIMDLHQLRKKAFFIPTPGQFEQEYLAEYLEDKKIAPYSSQDEFTIQLLSKVDDYNGFSISQSFSTSTSISSTLEEAFSRVNENSEPIPNSLST comes from the coding sequence ATGAATAAGAATATTTTAGTTGCTCCTCTGAACTGGGGATTAGGTCATGCTACGAGATGTGTTCCCATAATTAGAGCCATCATCGATTCAGCTAACAATCCTATTATCGCAAGTGATGGTAATGCGCTACTCTATTTAAAAAAGGAGTTTCCTAATTTAACATTTGTTGAGTTACCTTCTTATAATATTTCATATCCACTTAACGGCAATCACTTTAAATTGAAATTGCTCAAGGATTCACCTAAAATCTGGAGCGCCCTAAGAAGTGAGCACACCCGGCTGAAGACTATTATTCAAGAGTACGCAATAGACCTTGTCATATCTGATAACAGACTAGGTTTATTTTCTGACATAGTCCCTACTGTTTTCATAACACATCAACTTAATGTGCTGAGTGGAAGTACTACGTGGTTAAGCACACAGCTCCACGCACATTTTATCAAGAAGTTTAATTATTGCTGGATTCCAGATTATGAGGAAAATACTCTTGCCGGAAGGCTAAGTAATTCTGAAAATTTAAAAATTGACAAAGTGTACATAGGACCACTATCAAGACTATCGTATACCCAATCAACAAAATTTAAATATGATCTTTTGATTCTATTGTCTGGACCTGAACCACAACGTACCGTATTAGAAAATAAGTTACGCAAACAATTAGTAGGTTATACTGGTAAAGTGCTATTTGTTTCAGGTAAAATGCAAGGAAAACAAAAAGTAAAAAAAGTAGGTAAAATTACCTATTATAATTATCTGACTGCTTCTGGAATTCAAAAAGCCTTAGATCGTAGTAAGATTGTCTTATGTAGAAGTGGTTATTCAACTATAATGGATTTGCATCAACTGCGTAAGAAAGCTTTTTTCATACCGACTCCAGGGCAATTTGAACAAGAATATCTCGCTGAATATTTAGAGGACAAAAAAATCGCCCCATATTCTTCACAAGATGAATTTACTATCCAGTTGCTTAGTAAAGTCGATGATTATAATGGGTTTTCTATCAGTCAGTCTTTTTCAACCTCAACGTCGATATCTTCTACTCTGGAAGAAGCCTTTTCAAGGGTAAATGAAAATTCAGAACCTATACCCAATTCACTATCTACATAA
- the trmB gene encoding tRNA (guanosine(46)-N7)-methyltransferase TrmB, whose protein sequence is MGSKNKLKRFKENETFDNVIQPTREEVLEGFKLKGRWQQEFGNTNPICLELGCGKGEYTIALARKNPNINYIGIDIKGARFWRGAKTALEENLPNVRFLRTQIELVDYVFGHEEISEIWITFPDPQIKYQRTKHRMTNPDFLDKYRKIIKKGGYMNLKTDSEFMFGYTLGLLQGLGEEISYAHHDIYKNNEAPEDVVGTQTFYEQQYLEQNKKITYLRFKLRA, encoded by the coding sequence TTGGGAAGTAAGAATAAATTAAAGCGATTCAAAGAAAATGAAACATTTGATAACGTCATTCAACCTACCAGGGAAGAAGTTCTTGAGGGGTTTAAATTAAAAGGACGCTGGCAACAAGAATTTGGCAATACTAATCCCATCTGCCTGGAGCTAGGATGTGGTAAAGGAGAATACACAATTGCGCTTGCGCGAAAGAATCCAAACATCAACTACATAGGAATAGATATCAAGGGAGCGAGATTCTGGCGTGGAGCCAAAACGGCTCTGGAAGAAAACTTACCTAATGTGAGATTCTTAAGGACACAAATAGAATTGGTCGATTATGTGTTTGGGCATGAAGAGATTAGTGAGATATGGATCACATTTCCTGATCCCCAAATTAAATATCAACGTACTAAACATAGAATGACTAACCCTGATTTTCTTGATAAATACAGAAAGATTATCAAGAAAGGAGGGTACATGAATTTAAAAACTGATTCAGAATTCATGTTTGGTTATACTTTAGGCCTATTACAGGGGCTTGGGGAGGAGATTTCATATGCTCATCACGATATTTATAAAAATAACGAGGCTCCTGAAGATGTTGTCGGAACTCAAACATTTTACGAACAACAGTATCTAGAACAGAATAAAAAGATTACCTATCTTAGGTTCAAATTGAGAGCTTGA
- a CDS encoding LysE family transporter → MISLQHIVLGFLVGFVGIIPPGLLNLTAAKIRISKSFESAIYFIVGACIVVVGQVYLGVFFSRLITENEHVLQIMERFSVIIFLAISIFFFVKAVRYIEPAKANIDDKTHGAKMISQGMLLSVLNIFPVPFYIGFSSFLASRELFSYSFPYAHLFILSAAVGTFAMMFLYAKYIERLGFNSNKFAKNTNYIISLLTLGIAIFTAIRSF, encoded by the coding sequence TTGATTTCTTTGCAGCATATTGTATTGGGTTTTCTGGTAGGTTTTGTGGGGATCATTCCTCCTGGGCTTTTGAATCTTACAGCAGCAAAAATCAGAATCTCTAAGAGTTTTGAGTCTGCCATATATTTCATAGTTGGAGCCTGTATCGTTGTGGTAGGTCAAGTTTATCTGGGCGTTTTCTTTTCACGTCTTATCACAGAAAATGAGCACGTTCTGCAAATTATGGAGCGTTTTTCAGTTATCATTTTTTTAGCCATTTCTATATTTTTCTTTGTAAAAGCCGTGAGATATATAGAACCGGCCAAAGCGAATATCGATGATAAAACTCACGGTGCTAAAATGATTAGTCAGGGTATGCTTCTATCTGTACTGAACATTTTTCCTGTTCCTTTCTATATTGGATTCAGTTCATTTTTAGCTAGCAGAGAGTTGTTTAGCTATAGTTTTCCTTATGCTCATTTATTCATTCTGAGTGCGGCTGTTGGAACCTTCGCAATGATGTTTTTATATGCAAAGTATATTGAAAGATTAGGTTTCAATTCTAACAAGTTTGCTAAGAATACCAATTACATAATATCTCTTTTAACTTTAGGTATTGCCATTTTTACGGCGATAAGAAGCTTTTAA
- a CDS encoding MGMT family protein, which translates to MEKDFFLRVYEVVAQVPCGRVTSYGLVARYLGAPRSSRVVGYAMTAAVDRDDIPTHRVVNRIGVLTGKHHFPGTNLMQQLLESEGVKVVNDQIQEFDQIVWDPTIELKNT; encoded by the coding sequence ATGGAGAAAGACTTTTTTTTACGAGTTTATGAGGTAGTTGCTCAAGTTCCTTGCGGAAGAGTTACAAGCTATGGTTTAGTAGCTCGATATCTAGGAGCTCCGCGAAGTAGTCGAGTAGTAGGATATGCGATGACAGCTGCTGTTGATAGAGATGATATTCCTACTCATAGAGTAGTTAATAGAATAGGTGTGCTGACAGGTAAACACCATTTCCCAGGCACTAACCTTATGCAACAATTACTTGAGAGTGAAGGTGTCAAAGTTGTAAATGATCAAATTCAAGAATTTGATCAAATCGTTTGGGATCCAACTATTGAACTGAAAAATACGTAG
- a CDS encoding THC0290_0291 family protein, producing the protein MNNPMKIFIAILLVFTCFTNSSKAQNGYTHEIGVFFGPVAFQSDYGERGDFDTNSGNVGIGGGFVHYLNFPYAFDSYFNDHFKIRTEISYHVTTLNNYGPTSESPRLGGRQLREMEGKAKVFEIGPSLEYHFNSIRDFEAGQSKFSPFVSLGVHYVNFAPEATSTLGPLNNPVTTFSTFLDRIDTSPGSTISVVGDIGFRYKINRSNDLILSSKWHYYLDNYVDGLSPDNPNNRANDWIWWVNIGYVYYLDFF; encoded by the coding sequence ATGAATAACCCAATGAAAATTTTTATTGCAATTCTGTTAGTCTTTACCTGTTTTACAAATAGCAGTAAGGCACAGAATGGATACACCCATGAGATAGGTGTATTCTTTGGCCCTGTGGCATTTCAAAGTGATTATGGTGAGCGTGGTGATTTTGACACTAATTCAGGGAACGTTGGAATAGGCGGAGGATTTGTACACTATCTAAACTTTCCCTACGCTTTTGATTCTTATTTTAATGATCATTTTAAAATAAGGACTGAAATCAGCTATCATGTTACCACCTTAAATAATTATGGTCCTACATCTGAGTCTCCTCGTTTAGGGGGTCGCCAACTCAGAGAGATGGAAGGTAAGGCTAAGGTTTTTGAAATAGGACCTAGTCTAGAATATCATTTTAACAGTATTAGAGATTTTGAGGCGGGACAAAGTAAATTTTCTCCTTTTGTAAGTTTAGGTGTGCATTACGTAAATTTTGCTCCTGAAGCAACAAGTACACTGGGACCGTTAAACAACCCGGTCACCACATTTTCCACATTTCTCGATCGTATAGACACCTCTCCTGGTAGCACGATATCTGTGGTAGGAGATATAGGATTTAGATATAAGATCAATAGATCTAATGATCTCATTCTAAGTTCAAAATGGCACTACTATTTAGATAACTATGTAGATGGGCTGAGCCCAGACAACCCTAACAACAGAGCGAATGACTGGATCTGGTGGGTTAACATAGGTTACGTCTATTACTTGGATTTCTTCTAG
- the gdhA gene encoding NADP-specific glutamate dehydrogenase, translating into MKQNIQDFIDLIKDKNPNEPEFIQAVTEVAEAVIPFIEDNPRYANDKLLERMAEPERVTMFRVPWTDDNNEVQVNRGYRIQMNSAIGPYKGGLRFHPSVNLSILKFLAFEQVFKNSLTTLPMGGGKGGSDFDPKGKSDREVMRFCQSFMVELARVIGADTDVPAGDIGVGGREIGYLFGYYKKLRNEFTGILTGKGRSYGGSLIRPEATGYGNVYFAENMLKTRGESIQGKTVVISGSGNVAQYAAEKILQLGGKVVTMSDSGGYIHDEDGIDGDKLAFIMDLKNNKRGRIHEYLDEYSNATYHEGERPWSVKCDIALPCATQNELNGDEAKTLVSNGCICVGEGANMPCTPEAIEHFLDKKILFSPGKASNAGGVATSGLEMSQNSLRYSWTAEEVDNKLHGIMSDIHEACVKYGNDKDGFVDYVKGANIAGFVKVADAMLAQGIV; encoded by the coding sequence ATGAAGCAAAACATTCAAGATTTTATCGATTTGATAAAAGACAAGAATCCTAATGAGCCTGAATTCATTCAAGCGGTCACTGAAGTCGCAGAAGCCGTTATTCCCTTTATTGAAGATAATCCTAGGTATGCAAATGACAAATTACTTGAGCGTATGGCTGAGCCTGAGCGTGTAACCATGTTTAGGGTGCCGTGGACTGATGATAACAATGAAGTTCAGGTAAATCGCGGATACCGCATACAGATGAACAGCGCAATCGGACCTTATAAAGGAGGTTTGAGATTTCACCCGTCTGTAAACTTGAGTATTTTGAAGTTTTTGGCATTTGAACAAGTTTTTAAAAATAGCTTGACTACACTACCCATGGGAGGTGGTAAAGGTGGCTCAGATTTTGACCCAAAAGGAAAATCTGACCGTGAAGTGATGCGTTTTTGTCAATCCTTTATGGTAGAACTTGCAAGAGTTATAGGCGCTGATACTGACGTACCTGCTGGGGATATAGGAGTAGGAGGAAGAGAGATAGGTTATCTATTTGGTTACTATAAAAAGCTCAGAAATGAATTTACTGGAATCCTTACTGGTAAAGGTCGTAGTTATGGCGGGTCTTTGATTAGACCAGAGGCTACTGGATATGGAAACGTCTATTTTGCGGAAAATATGCTGAAGACCAGAGGTGAGTCCATTCAAGGTAAAACCGTAGTGATATCTGGTTCAGGTAATGTAGCTCAGTATGCGGCAGAGAAAATCCTACAATTAGGAGGGAAGGTGGTAACCATGTCAGACTCTGGAGGTTATATTCACGATGAAGATGGTATCGATGGTGACAAACTTGCTTTTATCATGGACCTTAAAAACAACAAGCGCGGTCGTATTCATGAGTATCTAGATGAGTATAGCAACGCAACCTATCACGAGGGTGAACGCCCATGGTCGGTAAAATGTGATATAGCACTTCCCTGTGCAACTCAAAACGAATTAAATGGAGACGAGGCAAAAACTTTAGTTTCTAATGGATGTATTTGTGTAGGTGAGGGCGCAAACATGCCTTGTACTCCAGAAGCAATAGAACATTTCTTGGACAAGAAAATTTTGTTCAGTCCTGGGAAAGCATCAAATGCAGGTGGTGTAGCAACTTCTGGATTAGAAATGTCTCAAAACAGTTTAAGATACAGCTGGACTGCAGAGGAAGTGGATAACAAGTTACACGGAATCATGAGCGATATTCATGAAGCCTGCGTGAAATATGGTAATGATAAAGATGGCTTTGTTGATTACGTGAAGGGAGCAAACATAGCCGGTTTCGTTAAAGTTGCAGATGCGATGTTAGCACAAGGTATTGTGTGA
- the porZ gene encoding type IX secretion system anionic LPS delivery protein PorZ — protein sequence MKYLFFFLLLATSLSRAQDFSESWEGYFSFSQIVDVESGDGSIYVAGINAIKIIDPVSNSSETLSTINGLLGDEISTIFYSTSKEKLVIGYRNGTLQILDNNGDLTTEVAITDKQTISAERKRINGFFERGDLLYMATEFGVALYDLERLEFNDTYFIGDGGSQVRVSGLEFFEGQLYATTIDSGILRADLTDPFLLDFSNWIRVIGFPWDAIVEFNEELLAININPFIWELNNDRFVRTPDRIATRALDYAQTGQYLFLLSANQIKVYDRNFTEVTIIDGLDGEQYKFTSMTQSGGDLYVGTEQNGLLRIDFLNTLDFEFIEIDGPLKNGVFSVTTGESGVWVGFGNYDIFYNPFPLESYGISRLREEQPWDNYSFEDILMPRSVSSILINPSNPEQVFINSMRDGVVNFEPEVNVFDYNETNSSLTPLTGEVDHFRIPSSGIDPQGNFWFVNSISEEPLHRLAENSQWTGFDFDDEFPDLFAGISSTKVEFDTAGRVYWGTVSRGLFAFDPATDQVGQLIDEVGQGNLINPYIGALRIDQNNTLWIGSTLGLRVLSNPSSILDEEVRDSRPIIIEDQNGIPRELLADQAILDIEVDGNNNKWVATSDSGAYLFSPSGQETIFQFTKDNSPLPVNTVNDISIDFNTGKVYFATDGGLVSFQGARSSAPREDLTEVFAFPNPVRPGFDGNVIIDGLTDRARVKITDVEGNLVYEAISQGGSIPWDTRSFSGNKVASGVYFLLVNTDDTIETTVFKLMIIR from the coding sequence ATGAAATATCTCTTTTTTTTTCTGCTGCTGGCCACATCTCTTTCTAGGGCTCAAGACTTTTCTGAATCGTGGGAGGGTTATTTCTCGTTTTCACAGATCGTTGATGTAGAAAGTGGCGATGGGAGCATTTACGTAGCTGGCATTAATGCCATTAAAATCATTGATCCCGTCTCAAACAGCTCAGAAACACTCTCAACTATAAATGGACTTCTTGGAGACGAGATCAGCACCATTTTTTATAGTACGAGTAAGGAGAAACTTGTAATAGGTTACAGAAATGGAACTCTACAAATTCTAGACAATAACGGTGATCTGACTACCGAGGTGGCAATCACAGACAAACAAACCATATCAGCCGAAAGAAAGAGGATCAATGGATTTTTTGAGAGAGGTGACCTGCTATACATGGCTACAGAATTTGGTGTGGCACTCTACGATCTTGAGCGATTAGAATTCAATGACACCTATTTTATAGGAGATGGAGGGAGCCAGGTAAGAGTCTCTGGGTTAGAGTTTTTTGAAGGTCAGCTCTATGCTACAACCATTGATTCGGGAATTTTAAGAGCAGATCTAACCGACCCATTTCTTTTGGATTTTTCAAATTGGATCAGGGTAATTGGTTTTCCTTGGGATGCAATTGTAGAATTTAATGAAGAATTGCTGGCGATTAACATCAATCCGTTTATTTGGGAATTGAATAATGACAGATTTGTAAGAACACCTGATAGAATAGCTACGAGAGCTCTTGATTATGCCCAAACTGGTCAGTACCTTTTTTTACTTTCTGCTAATCAAATCAAGGTTTATGACAGGAACTTTACTGAAGTTACCATAATAGATGGACTTGATGGCGAGCAGTATAAGTTCACAAGTATGACTCAAAGTGGAGGCGATTTATATGTAGGTACTGAACAAAACGGTCTTTTGAGAATCGACTTTTTGAACACACTTGATTTTGAATTTATTGAAATAGACGGACCGCTTAAAAATGGAGTGTTTTCCGTAACCACAGGAGAGAGTGGGGTATGGGTAGGTTTTGGGAATTATGATATTTTCTACAATCCTTTCCCTCTAGAGAGTTATGGGATAAGTAGGTTAAGAGAAGAGCAGCCTTGGGATAATTATAGCTTTGAGGATATACTTATGCCTAGAAGTGTCAGTAGCATTTTAATCAATCCCTCTAACCCTGAACAGGTATTTATAAACTCTATGAGGGATGGTGTAGTGAATTTTGAACCAGAGGTTAATGTATTTGATTATAATGAAACTAATAGCTCGTTGACACCGCTGACAGGTGAGGTTGATCATTTCCGTATACCTAGTAGTGGAATTGATCCTCAAGGTAATTTTTGGTTTGTTAATTCTATTTCAGAAGAACCACTTCACCGACTTGCTGAAAATAGTCAGTGGACCGGCTTCGATTTTGATGACGAGTTTCCTGATTTATTTGCCGGTATTTCATCAACAAAGGTTGAATTTGACACAGCTGGTCGAGTTTATTGGGGAACAGTGAGCAGAGGTTTATTTGCATTTGACCCAGCGACTGATCAAGTAGGACAACTTATAGATGAAGTAGGACAAGGAAACTTAATCAATCCATATATAGGAGCACTGCGTATTGATCAAAATAATACTTTATGGATAGGATCCACCTTGGGATTAAGAGTACTCTCAAATCCTTCAAGTATATTAGATGAAGAGGTAAGGGATTCACGCCCCATAATAATTGAAGATCAGAATGGAATCCCCAGAGAACTTCTTGCTGATCAGGCAATCTTAGATATTGAAGTTGATGGAAATAATAATAAATGGGTAGCCACCTCTGATTCTGGAGCTTATTTATTCTCTCCCAGTGGACAAGAAACGATATTTCAGTTTACAAAAGACAACTCACCCTTGCCGGTAAATACGGTAAATGATATATCTATAGACTTCAACACTGGGAAGGTGTATTTTGCAACAGATGGCGGCCTTGTATCCTTTCAAGGAGCTAGATCCAGCGCTCCGAGAGAAGATCTTACAGAGGTTTTTGCATTTCCCAATCCAGTCCGACCTGGTTTTGATGGAAATGTAATCATCGATGGGTTGACTGATAGAGCTCGCGTAAAGATTACAGATGTTGAAGGTAATCTAGTTTACGAGGCAATTTCACAAGGAGGAAGTATTCCATGGGATACACGTAGTTTTTCTGGTAATAAGGTGGCAAGTGGGGTCTATTTTTTATTAGTAAACACAGATGACACCATCGAGACCACTGTATTCAAGCTTATGATCATTAGATAA
- the recO gene encoding DNA repair protein RecO translates to MLVRTPALVISKLKYGEADIIARIFSRELGMHSYMVKGVLKSRKGKLRIAQFQPLTQVMLESDHKNKGSLEYLKNLQVDYPYETIDRDIYKSSIIMFFSEILTQLLNEQPADEELFDYLQNAFKYLDQADHISNFSIKVLLDLTAYFGFQPQGELSGAYFNLIDGNFDNDGLQPHHSTDIEASLLKAFIGMNFDKVEQIKMNREERSRLLNLLIDYFQIHLHAFKRPSSLDILKQLFDR, encoded by the coding sequence GTGTTAGTAAGAACTCCAGCTCTCGTAATTTCAAAACTTAAATATGGTGAAGCTGATATAATTGCACGCATTTTTTCTCGGGAGCTGGGAATGCACTCTTATATGGTTAAAGGTGTTCTCAAATCTCGAAAGGGAAAACTACGCATTGCTCAATTCCAGCCATTGACACAAGTTATGCTTGAATCTGATCATAAGAATAAAGGCTCTCTTGAGTATTTAAAAAATCTTCAGGTGGACTACCCCTATGAGACTATAGATCGAGATATATACAAAAGTAGCATCATCATGTTTTTCTCTGAGATACTTACTCAGTTGCTTAACGAGCAACCGGCTGATGAAGAGCTATTTGACTATCTACAAAATGCATTCAAATACCTTGATCAAGCAGATCATATCTCAAATTTTTCAATTAAAGTTTTACTAGATCTTACAGCCTATTTTGGTTTTCAGCCTCAGGGTGAGCTTAGTGGCGCGTATTTCAATTTGATAGACGGAAACTTTGATAATGATGGACTACAGCCACATCACTCTACTGATATCGAGGCATCACTTCTCAAGGCTTTCATCGGCATGAATTTTGATAAGGTTGAGCAAATTAAAATGAATAGGGAAGAGCGTTCTCGGTTACTCAATCTATTGATTGACTATTTTCAGATACATTTGCACGCCTTTAAAAGACCCAGTTCCCTTGATATTTTGAAACAACTGTTTGACCGTTGA